The Saccharothrix variisporea genome has a segment encoding these proteins:
- a CDS encoding ABC transporter substrate-binding protein: MARWKIAGVGVVAALVLTGCAGADGAVTEDKVVAAGKTVDLSPQQNRVVAEKVDAIAAKVPEEIRKSGKLVVAGSAGTAPPLRFYATDDKTVIGVETDIAVLVAGVLGLEPQLEVTSWENLFVGLDSGAYPLGLSNITVTEARKEKYDFATYRLDTLAFEARKGGSWKVKGPEDVAGKVIAVSSGTNQEKILVAWSKQNEAKGLKPTDIKYYQNSADYYLALESGRIDAYLGPNPTSAYHVATSGKTEVIGSFSGGGEIQGKIAATTKKGSGLVEPVNEALNHLIKNGKYAEVLDRWGLSNEAVEKSEINPPGLPKS, from the coding sequence CCCTGGTGCTGACGGGGTGCGCGGGTGCGGACGGGGCGGTCACCGAGGACAAGGTGGTGGCGGCCGGGAAGACGGTCGACCTGAGCCCCCAGCAGAACCGGGTCGTCGCGGAGAAGGTGGATGCGATCGCGGCCAAGGTGCCGGAGGAGATCCGCAAGTCCGGCAAGCTGGTCGTGGCCGGGTCCGCCGGCACCGCGCCGCCGCTGCGGTTCTACGCGACCGACGACAAGACGGTGATCGGGGTGGAGACCGACATCGCGGTGCTCGTCGCCGGCGTGCTGGGCCTGGAGCCGCAGCTGGAGGTGACGTCCTGGGAGAACCTGTTCGTGGGCTTGGACAGCGGGGCGTACCCGTTGGGGCTGTCGAACATCACGGTGACCGAGGCGCGCAAGGAGAAGTACGACTTCGCCACCTACCGGTTGGACACGCTGGCCTTCGAGGCGCGCAAGGGCGGCTCGTGGAAGGTCAAGGGGCCGGAGGACGTGGCCGGGAAGGTCATCGCGGTCTCGTCCGGGACCAACCAGGAGAAGATCCTGGTGGCGTGGAGCAAGCAGAACGAGGCCAAGGGGTTGAAGCCGACGGACATCAAGTACTACCAGAACTCGGCGGACTACTACCTGGCGCTGGAGTCGGGCCGGATCGACGCCTACCTGGGGCCCAACCCGACGTCGGCGTACCACGTGGCCACGTCGGGGAAGACGGAGGTCATCGGGTCGTTCTCCGGGGGCGGCGAGATCCAGGGCAAGATCGCGGCCACCACGAAGAAGGGCAGCGGGCTGGTGGAGCCGGTGAACGAGGCGTTGAACCACCTGATCAAGAACGGGAAGTACGCCGAGGTGCTGGACCGGTGGGGGTTGTCGAACGAGGCCGTGGAGAAGTCGGAGATCAACCCGCCGGGGTTGCCGAAGAGCTGA
- a CDS encoding TM0106 family RecB-like putative nuclease, protein MLNADGRLVHSPADLVDLLECDHRSRLTLALARDVPGAPSPDPQRDVLAARHGLAHELAVLDRLKARHSVVEIPQPAPTHEALQAAAEATHKALDAQAEVIYQAVFYADGFHGRADFLVRTDLGYEPHDAKLARHPSPANIVQLTAYADALKDHAGPAMHLVLGDDTTRTYRVADFLPLVRNLKDRLTERLREKPALPDRLWDDERPACATCRFARHCATGRERDRDLSLVAGIRTDQRRKLQAAGLGTIDALANATREDRPPTMSAATFTGLRAQAALQVIQDDSRTADDPIGKVAYEVVAPEALAELPPPSPGDLFFDMEGDPFALAGEGLEYLFGVVTPEEEFTPFWAHTRPQEKLAFERFVDFATARLAEHPGAHIYHYAPYETSALKRLAALHGTREEAVDHLLRSRSLVDLYAVVRKALRVSQRSYSIKYLEPLYMDTSRDGDVTTAVSSIEAYEEYLTLKDPAKAEEVLQGIADYNAYDCVSTRRLYNFLLEVRAEAGIEPHVPEQSFVDEIEDELAAQRRAERAERLAAVIDPLLAGLPDNPADATDDEKARALLAAAVGYHRRETNPAWWDFFRQVAAPLPELESDNACTVPVSVTAQDWAMPSGRVRKAKREVVVRCDPDRPHPFASGDQVRLLYPGTPNTTRDAVVLAESAEDIVLLESTAPDDTDTARPIAVLPGSPVRPSPKDDAVYDLARTVVDHLPSLPPHPGVDLVRRTPPRLRLETSLPHTDDVITDVIAAVDALDNSTLAVQGPPGAGKTYLAGRLIAHLIQRGKSVGVTSNSHKAVENVLSAALAAGRELGVPIPTAKRPKGTPAKDCPWEQPKDNPSLVRWRTDQGAGHLVGGTAWTFANATLREQPFDVLIIDEAGQFALADALAVSTCTRNLVLLGDPQQLPQVVQGTHPAGADASALGHLIGDADVIPPTLGYFLDQTRRMHPDVCTPVSNLSYAGLLHAHPTAATRGIADLASGVYLHAVDHRHNTTSSVEEAKAVVQVVRTLMGRMWTDTTNARPITDSDILVVAPYNMQVRLVRRELEKHGYPEVRVGTVDKFQGQEAPVVITTMTSSAAVDLPRGLDFLLSRNRINVALSRAQAAAIVVASPRLVEADIRDVDQLRLVSGMIGLMADARPWPIDGIYAQAL, encoded by the coding sequence ATGCTCAACGCCGACGGCCGACTGGTGCACTCCCCGGCCGACCTGGTGGACCTGCTGGAGTGCGACCACCGCAGCCGCCTCACCCTGGCCCTCGCCCGCGACGTCCCCGGTGCGCCCAGCCCCGACCCCCAGCGCGACGTCCTGGCCGCCCGGCACGGCCTGGCCCACGAACTGGCCGTCCTCGACCGCCTCAAGGCCCGGCACAGCGTGGTCGAGATCCCGCAACCCGCGCCGACCCACGAAGCCCTCCAGGCAGCGGCGGAAGCCACCCACAAGGCCCTCGACGCCCAAGCAGAAGTCATCTACCAGGCCGTTTTCTACGCCGACGGCTTCCACGGCCGCGCCGACTTCCTGGTCCGCACCGACCTGGGCTACGAGCCGCACGACGCCAAGCTCGCCCGCCACCCCTCCCCGGCGAACATCGTCCAGCTCACCGCCTACGCCGACGCCCTCAAGGACCACGCCGGCCCCGCCATGCACCTCGTCCTCGGCGACGACACCACCCGCACCTACCGCGTCGCCGACTTCCTGCCCCTGGTCCGCAACCTCAAGGACCGCCTCACCGAACGCCTCCGGGAGAAACCCGCCCTCCCCGACCGCCTGTGGGACGACGAACGCCCGGCCTGTGCCACCTGCCGCTTCGCCCGCCACTGCGCCACCGGCCGGGAGCGCGACCGCGACCTGTCCCTGGTCGCCGGCATCCGCACCGACCAGCGCCGCAAGCTCCAGGCCGCCGGCCTGGGCACGATCGACGCCCTCGCCAACGCCACCCGCGAGGACCGCCCGCCCACGATGTCCGCCGCGACCTTCACCGGGCTGCGCGCCCAGGCCGCCCTCCAGGTCATCCAGGACGACTCGCGCACCGCCGACGACCCGATCGGCAAGGTCGCCTACGAGGTCGTCGCCCCCGAGGCCCTGGCCGAGCTGCCGCCGCCCAGCCCCGGCGACCTGTTCTTCGACATGGAGGGCGACCCGTTCGCGCTGGCCGGCGAAGGTCTGGAGTACCTGTTCGGCGTGGTCACCCCGGAGGAGGAGTTCACGCCGTTCTGGGCGCACACCCGCCCCCAGGAGAAGCTGGCCTTCGAGCGTTTCGTGGACTTCGCCACCGCCCGCCTCGCCGAGCACCCGGGCGCGCACATCTACCACTACGCGCCCTACGAGACGAGCGCCCTCAAGCGCCTGGCCGCCCTGCACGGCACCCGTGAGGAAGCGGTGGACCACCTCCTGCGCTCACGGTCCCTGGTCGACCTCTACGCCGTGGTGCGCAAGGCCCTGCGCGTCTCCCAGCGCTCGTACTCGATCAAGTACCTCGAACCCCTCTACATGGACACCTCCCGCGACGGCGACGTCACCACCGCCGTGTCCAGCATCGAGGCCTACGAGGAGTACCTGACCCTCAAGGACCCGGCGAAGGCCGAGGAAGTCCTCCAGGGCATCGCCGACTACAACGCCTACGACTGCGTTTCCACGCGCCGCCTCTACAACTTCCTGCTCGAAGTCCGCGCCGAGGCCGGCATCGAACCGCACGTCCCCGAACAGTCCTTTGTGGACGAGATCGAGGACGAACTGGCCGCCCAGCGCCGTGCCGAACGCGCCGAGCGCCTGGCCGCCGTCATCGACCCGCTCCTGGCGGGCCTCCCGGACAACCCCGCCGACGCCACGGACGACGAGAAAGCCCGCGCGCTGCTCGCGGCGGCGGTCGGCTACCACCGCCGGGAGACGAACCCGGCGTGGTGGGACTTCTTCCGCCAGGTGGCCGCGCCGCTGCCCGAACTGGAGTCCGACAACGCCTGCACCGTCCCGGTCTCGGTGACCGCGCAGGACTGGGCGATGCCGTCGGGCCGGGTCCGCAAGGCCAAGCGCGAGGTGGTCGTGCGCTGCGACCCCGACCGGCCGCACCCGTTCGCGTCGGGCGACCAGGTGCGCCTGCTCTACCCGGGCACCCCCAACACCACCCGCGACGCGGTGGTGCTGGCCGAGTCCGCCGAGGACATCGTGCTGCTGGAGAGCACCGCCCCGGACGACACCGACACCGCCCGCCCCATCGCCGTGCTCCCGGGCAGCCCGGTCCGCCCGTCCCCCAAGGACGACGCCGTCTACGACCTGGCCCGCACGGTCGTGGACCACCTCCCGTCCCTGCCGCCGCACCCCGGCGTGGACCTGGTCCGCCGCACCCCACCGCGTCTCCGCCTTGAGACGTCCCTCCCGCACACCGACGACGTGATCACCGACGTCATCGCGGCCGTGGACGCCCTCGACAACTCCACCCTCGCCGTCCAGGGCCCGCCCGGCGCCGGCAAGACCTACCTCGCGGGACGCCTGATCGCCCACCTGATCCAGCGCGGGAAGAGCGTCGGCGTCACGTCGAACAGCCACAAGGCGGTGGAGAACGTCCTCAGCGCCGCCCTGGCCGCCGGACGCGAACTGGGCGTCCCGATCCCCACGGCCAAGCGCCCCAAGGGCACGCCCGCCAAGGACTGCCCGTGGGAGCAGCCGAAGGACAACCCGTCCCTGGTCCGCTGGCGCACCGACCAGGGCGCGGGTCACCTGGTCGGCGGCACGGCCTGGACGTTCGCCAACGCCACCCTGCGCGAGCAGCCGTTCGACGTGCTGATCATCGACGAGGCCGGCCAGTTCGCCCTGGCCGACGCGCTGGCGGTGTCCACCTGCACCCGCAACCTGGTCCTGCTGGGCGACCCGCAGCAACTCCCCCAGGTCGTGCAGGGCACGCACCCGGCCGGCGCGGACGCGTCCGCACTGGGCCACCTCATCGGCGACGCCGACGTCATCCCGCCCACGCTGGGCTACTTCCTCGACCAGACCCGGCGGATGCACCCCGACGTGTGCACGCCGGTGTCCAACCTGTCCTACGCCGGTCTCCTGCACGCCCACCCGACCGCCGCCACGCGCGGCATCGCCGACCTGGCCTCGGGCGTCTACCTCCACGCGGTGGACCACCGCCACAACACCACCAGCTCGGTCGAAGAAGCCAAGGCGGTGGTGCAGGTCGTGCGAACACTCATGGGTCGCATGTGGACGGACACCACCAACGCCCGCCCCATCACCGACTCCGACATCCTCGTCGTGGCCCCGTACAACATGCAGGTGCGCCTGGTCCGGCGGGAACTGGAGAAGCACGGCTACCCGGAAGTCCGCGTCGGCACGGTGGACAAGTTCCAGGGGCAGGAAGCCCCGGTCGTCATCACCACCATGACGTCGTCGGCCGCCGTGGACCTCCCGCGCGGCCTGGACTTCCTGCTGTCCCGCAACCGGATCAACGTCGCCCTGTCCCGCGCCCAGGCGGCGGCCATCGTCGTGGCGTCCCCGCGCCTGGTCGAGGCCGACATCCGGGACGTGGACCAGCTGCGCCTGGTGTCGGGCATGATCGGGCTCATGGCGGACGCCCGCCCGTGGCCCATCGACGGCATCTATGCCCAAGCCCTATGA
- a CDS encoding FxsB family cyclophane-forming radical SAM/SPASM peptide maturase, with protein sequence METRPFRQFVVKVHSRCNLACDYCYVYELADQSWRSRPRVMSREVVAHTAERVARHVRAHGLSEVEVVLHGGEPLLAGRAAVASLVDRFRAVVPVPVRFSVQTNGTLLDRDFLRLFADLGVGVGVSVDGGREAHDRHRKRAGGTGSWAATRDALRLLADEFRAVYRGVLCVVDVNNDPHDVYGSLLDFSPPVVDFLLPHGNWTVPPPGRTSGSTATPYADWLIPLFDRWYGDPVTRVRLFEELLTVVLGGQSRLEGVGVTPTAQVVVETDGSVSASDILASSEPSAASTGLHVSRDDFDRALALPEVVAARSGRLSATCRACPVVAACGGGLRAHRYRAGSGFDHPSVYCPDLFRLITHVRDRAAADLAAPA encoded by the coding sequence ATGGAAACGCGGCCGTTCCGGCAGTTCGTCGTGAAGGTGCACAGCCGGTGCAACCTCGCGTGCGACTACTGCTACGTCTACGAACTGGCGGACCAGAGCTGGCGTTCTCGACCGCGGGTGATGTCGCGGGAAGTGGTGGCGCACACGGCCGAACGGGTGGCGCGGCACGTTCGGGCGCACGGGTTGTCCGAGGTGGAAGTCGTGCTGCACGGCGGAGAACCGCTGTTGGCGGGACGTGCGGCGGTGGCCTCGCTGGTGGACCGGTTCCGCGCGGTGGTGCCCGTGCCCGTGCGGTTCTCCGTGCAGACCAACGGAACCCTGCTCGACCGCGACTTCCTGCGGCTGTTCGCGGACCTGGGCGTCGGGGTCGGGGTGAGCGTCGACGGGGGTCGGGAAGCGCACGACCGGCACCGCAAGAGGGCGGGCGGAACGGGCAGTTGGGCGGCGACGCGGGACGCTTTGCGGTTGCTGGCCGACGAGTTCCGCGCGGTGTACCGGGGAGTGCTGTGTGTGGTCGACGTGAACAACGACCCGCACGACGTCTACGGTTCCCTGCTCGATTTCTCGCCGCCCGTCGTGGATTTCCTGCTGCCGCACGGGAACTGGACAGTTCCGCCACCCGGGCGAACTTCCGGATCCACCGCCACGCCTTACGCGGATTGGCTGATCCCGTTGTTCGACCGGTGGTATGGCGATCCGGTGACGCGCGTTCGGCTGTTCGAGGAACTGCTGACCGTGGTGCTGGGCGGGCAGTCGCGGCTGGAGGGCGTGGGGGTGACGCCGACCGCACAGGTCGTGGTGGAGACCGACGGGTCGGTCTCGGCGTCGGACATCCTGGCGTCGTCGGAGCCGTCCGCCGCGTCGACCGGCCTGCACGTGTCCCGCGACGACTTCGACCGCGCCCTGGCGTTGCCGGAGGTGGTCGCCGCGCGCTCCGGGCGCCTGTCGGCGACCTGCCGGGCGTGTCCGGTGGTGGCGGCGTGCGGCGGCGGGCTGCGGGCGCACCGGTACCGGGCGGGTTCGGGCTTCGACCACCCGTCGGTGTACTGCCCGGACCTGTTCCGCCTGATCACCCACGTCCGCGACCGCGCGGCGGCCGACCTGGCGGCGCCGGCGTGA
- a CDS encoding snapalysin family zinc-dependent metalloprotease, whose translation MTSKLVRTALTAVLTTLALAAGTLTAAATPSTALARTVYYSASGYSAEADQAAQIWNSRVPNLRMVRGGSATIRIYATTGGGSRAYPCGLGCATIYIDNRDVAAGNYALRIVAHEIGHGLGLPDNYNGICSYLMSGGSAGTSCRNVYPNAQEANRVNQLFAGGYTASTAGTPDVYAKN comes from the coding sequence GTGACCAGCAAACTCGTGCGCACCGCGTTGACCGCGGTGCTCACCACCCTGGCGCTCGCGGCCGGCACCCTGACCGCTGCCGCGACGCCGTCCACGGCCCTGGCCAGGACCGTCTACTACAGCGCCTCCGGCTACTCGGCGGAAGCCGACCAGGCCGCGCAGATCTGGAACTCCAGGGTGCCCAACCTGCGGATGGTCCGCGGGGGCAGCGCCACGATCCGGATCTACGCGACCACCGGCGGCGGCTCCCGGGCCTACCCCTGCGGGCTCGGGTGCGCCACGATCTACATCGACAACCGGGACGTGGCGGCGGGCAACTACGCCCTGCGGATCGTGGCCCACGAGATCGGGCACGGCTTGGGGCTGCCCGACAACTACAACGGCATCTGCTCGTACCTGATGTCCGGCGGCAGCGCGGGCACGTCCTGCCGCAACGTGTACCCGAACGCCCAGGAAGCGAACAGGGTCAACCAACTCTTCGCGGGCGGCTACACGGCCTCGACGGCCGGCACCCCGGACGTCTACGCGAAGAACTGA
- the fxsA gene encoding FxSxx-COOH cyclophane-containing RiPP peptide — protein MAEEPVLESELLDVTGIDLARLAELPDTALRAALNRILAENAELPDRFAAFESSL, from the coding sequence ATGGCCGAGGAACCCGTCCTGGAGTCCGAACTCCTCGACGTCACCGGGATCGACCTCGCGCGCCTGGCGGAGTTGCCCGACACCGCGTTGCGCGCGGCCCTGAACCGCATCCTCGCCGAGAACGCCGAGCTGCCCGACCGGTTCGCGGCGTTCGAGAGCTCCCTCTAG
- a CDS encoding HEXXH motif domain-containing protein, which yields MTVPRWRLSTAAFTALARGEGGPEVVRDLRLARRSRTSLLIRLIATAPEARPAYRLLVDADRVSPGEVATVLDHPSVGAWAIRTALAMRSREPARPAELSFTAAAAAIRAGLPVTLDFPPAEVFALPTLGIADPVTLTHTPMPEVALGPRTVQIDTWPGGGVPPELPIATAVDVDSWRRSLAAAWRILSTDHPTLAAEVAELVTVITPMPASSTGTTSATVADAFGCVFLSPSPDPETLAVTLVHEAQHTKLVALMDLFPLVVPDRREIFYAPWREDPRPLAGLLHGTYAHLGVARFWRTRPSLTAQTEYARWRQAAYTATGTLLTSGGLTPTGHHFVTEMAHVLRKWCAEPVHPEAEAAARTRATAHHTRWTSRQPH from the coding sequence GTGACGGTGCCGCGGTGGCGCCTGTCCACCGCCGCCTTCACCGCGCTGGCCCGCGGCGAGGGCGGTCCGGAGGTCGTCCGCGACCTGCGCCTGGCCCGCCGGAGCCGGACGTCCCTGCTGATCAGGCTCATCGCGACCGCTCCGGAAGCCCGCCCGGCCTACCGCCTGCTGGTCGACGCCGACCGCGTGTCCCCCGGCGAGGTCGCGACGGTCCTGGACCACCCGTCGGTGGGCGCGTGGGCGATCCGCACCGCGCTGGCGATGCGCTCGCGCGAACCCGCACGGCCCGCCGAACTGTCCTTCACCGCCGCCGCTGCCGCCATCCGCGCCGGCCTGCCCGTGACCTTGGACTTCCCGCCCGCGGAGGTCTTCGCCCTGCCGACCCTGGGCATCGCCGACCCGGTGACGCTGACGCACACGCCCATGCCGGAGGTCGCTCTCGGCCCGCGCACGGTGCAGATCGACACGTGGCCGGGCGGGGGCGTGCCCCCGGAACTGCCGATCGCCACGGCTGTGGACGTCGACTCCTGGCGCCGCTCCCTGGCCGCGGCCTGGCGGATCCTGTCGACCGACCACCCGACCCTGGCCGCCGAGGTGGCCGAGCTGGTGACGGTGATCACCCCCATGCCGGCGTCGTCCACCGGCACCACCAGCGCCACCGTCGCGGACGCGTTCGGCTGCGTCTTCCTGTCCCCGAGCCCGGACCCGGAAACCCTGGCGGTGACCTTGGTCCACGAGGCCCAGCACACCAAGCTGGTGGCCCTGATGGACCTGTTCCCCCTGGTGGTGCCGGACCGGCGCGAGATCTTCTACGCCCCGTGGCGCGAAGACCCCCGCCCCCTGGCCGGCTTGCTCCACGGCACCTACGCCCACCTCGGCGTGGCGAGGTTCTGGCGCACCCGCCCGAGCCTCACCGCCCAGACCGAGTACGCCCGCTGGCGCCAAGCCGCCTACACCGCCACCGGGACGTTGCTGACCAGCGGCGGCCTCACCCCGACCGGCCACCACTTCGTGACGGAGATGGCCCACGTCCTCCGGAAGTGGTGCGCCGAACCCGTCCACCCGGAAGCCGAGGCCGCGGCCCGAACCCGGGCCACCGCCCACCACACCCGCTGGACATCACGCCAACCACACTGA